The nucleotide window ACCTTTTATGATACTTCCTGGATACTGACTGGTGTCTACATTAATTAACATTTCCTGGGTGTCTTTCTTGGAAGTTTCCCTAGGATCCAACAGGATGAGCATCCACTCCCCACCCACACTGGAGGAGCTGGCAAGGCAGGCGCTGCTGAGAAATGAGGCCTTGGCCATCTCTGCTCTGGAGACCCTGCCCTGGACACTCTTCCCACCACTGTTCGTGGATGCCTTCAATGGAAAACACACTAGGATTGTGAAGGCAATGGTGGCAGCTTGGCCTTTGCCCTACCTCCCTGTGGGGGCGCTGATGAACACCTTCAACCTAGAGGTCTTACAGGATATGCTGGAAGGACTGGATGTCCTACTGACACAGAATGTTCACCCCAGGTAAGCAAGACCCATGTAGGGTTGAGTGGAGGACACTGTGGTACAGGGAAGGGATATCAGGGGTGCAGAGAATGGGGTCAGAGGTAGATCAGAGGCCTTTGGTAGCATCAGCTTGGAAGACTGCAGAAGCCGTGACCTCTGTTGAGCTCTGATGGAAAAGCACAGTTGGGTGTAGGGGAGGGATAGAGAAGATGTGGGCAGAGTGGAAGGAGCCTGTCCCTGTCTGTCGGTCCCACAGGCACCAGTTAGTACCAGGTCAAGAATAACTGAATGAATGGAGGGAAGTGAGACGGAGGGCACTGATGCAGCTCAGAAGGAGCCAGTGCCTGGCACCAGGAGGGCTTTGTTGGACACTCAGTGCTGGGGCAGACCAAACAAACACTGTCGAAATCCACACGGGAGAAAGGAAGAGCTGACGTTAGAGGTGTGTGGAAAGGAGCCCAATGTCTGTCGGGTCTTCTGTTGTCCGTGACACCTCATCTGTTTTACCCACAGGAGGTGCAAACTTCGAGAAATCGATTTTCGGAGCGTGAACCACCATTTCTGGACTGTATGGGCTGGAACAGAGGAAGGGGACTGCTCAGCAGAGACTGTGAGTGAGGAGCAGGAGGTGAAGCCCCCTCTTAGATATGAGCTGACTGGGCCTCTGAAGGTGATAACTGACCTTTACTTCAGGTTCCAACtggatgaaaaagaaacaaacttcttACAGTGGGCCCAGCAGAGAAAAGACTCCCTACAGCTCTGCTGTGTGAACATGAAGATTGAGTCATTGTCCCTGGATAATGTCAGGAAGATTCTGACAGTTTTCCAGCCTGAGCACATCCAGGTGTTGGAACTCAGTATAGATTGGAGTTGGTGCACTCTGGCACAATTTTCTCCCTACCTAGCTCAGATGAGAAATCTTCACACGCTTTCTCTAGTGCAAATCCACAAGAACAGATTTGGGCTCGATATAACATACTTAGAAGAGAAGTTTGTCAGAAGATTTCCTTTCTCAGTTCTCCACACTCAGCCGTCTCCAGCATCTCTATTTGAATGGTATCTCTCTTGTCGGTGACCAGGTGAAACTCTTGCTCAGGTAAGGATGGATAGAGAGCTGTTTCTGCTACCAGAGCAAAGCTTTGCCCTTTGTGGTAAAGAGTAGTGGGTCTGGTGTCTTCTGGTTC belongs to Onychomys torridus chromosome 10, mOncTor1.1, whole genome shotgun sequence and includes:
- the LOC118591924 gene encoding PRAME family member 12-like, whose product is MSIHSPPTLEELARQALLRNEALAISALETLPWTLFPPLFVDAFNGKHTRIVKAMVAAWPLPYLPVGALMNTFNLEVLQDMLEGLDVLLTQNVHPRRCKLREIDFRSVNHHFWTVWAGTEEGDCSAETVSEEQEVKPPLRYELTGPLKVITDLYFRFQLDEKETNFLQWAQQRKDSLQLCCVNMKIESLSLDNVRKILTVFQPEHIQVLELSIDWSWCTLAQFSPYLAQMRNLHTLSLVQIHKNRFGLDITYLEEKNLKTPLESFSVTHCLVFRSHLSHLSQCERLHQLKHLDMCGVLLSYMLCMNPLRVLLEKVASTLETLGFQGCGITDSQLSVLLPALSQCSKLTKINFYFNDFSVNALSDLFLHTANFTKMAVEQYPAPVECYDEFGYFSRERFVQLCPVLMDTLRPIRQPKDISFGVLLCGSCNKRYVYGLESRVCTCQR